TCTTCACCAAATGGGAGGAAAAGCTGGTCCAGAGGTACAAACTGATAGCTGTAAAATACGCCATCGATGAGGAGGTGATGAGCATTGGTCGCAAGTAAAAACAACAATGCAAATGTATACAGATATCCCCCCGTCATCGGGCTTTGGGCTCCGGTCTGAGGATCGATAACGTTCGCGATCATAAAGCCCATCTTGATATCGATAAAACCGCCGGCTACCTGGATAGCATACAGAATTAAAGAGGCAGCAAATCCGACTGTAAGACCTACCATCGCTTCTTTTAAGATAAGCAGAAAATACGTATGATCTATTTCAAGTACGGGCCATTCGTATGCAAAAAAGATAATCCAGGCCATAAAGAAGGAAAAACCTACTTTATAAAGTGCCGGGACATTCTGATAGGAAAATAAGGGCAATGTGATTACAAAGGCTGACATTCTGACAAGAACGAGGAGGAATGCCGGGAACCACTCAAGCAAATCAATCATTTACGCTACCCTATGTACAGGTGCAGGTTGGAGAAAATCTCTTCTGTGAAAGACAAAACCACATCGAGCATCCACGGCCCGAAAACAACGAGTCCGATCAGCACCCCGACAATCTTCGGAATAAATGCAAGGGTCTGTTCCTGGATTTGTGTGGTTGCCTGAAACACACTTACCAGGAGTCCTATTCCCAGTGCCAGAATCAACAGTGGCCCAGCTACTAAAATTACGGTAAAAACGCCTCGTTCCGCTAATGAAATGACCATCTCTGAACTCATCATTTACTCCCCTTAAAAACTTAATAATAATGACCTGATAACAAGGTGCCACCCGTCAACCATGACAAACAGCAGTATTTTAAACGGCAGGGCAATCATGACAGGAGGAAGCATCATCATCCCCATTGACATGAGAACACTTGCCACGACCATATCAATAATTAAAAACGGGACAAAAATCATAAACCCGATCTGAAAAGCTGTTTTTAATTCGCTGATGGCAAAAGCCGGGACAAGTGCAGTCAGAGGAATATCCTCCAGTGTCTCGGGTCTTTCCAGCCCCTGATACCCCATAAACAATGCCAGGTCCTTTTCCCTTGTATGCTGGGCCATGAATTCCTTAATGGGTCCGGCTGCAGCTTCAAAGGCTTCTTCCTGAGTGTACTCCCCATCAAACAACGGCTGAAGGGCTTCTTCATTAATCTCCTGAAATACAGGCGCCATCACAAAGAAAGTAATAAACAGGGCCAGTCCGATTAACACCTGGTTAGGCGGCATCTGCTGTGTTGCAAGACCTGTCCGGACAAAGCTTAAAACGATGACAACACGTGTAAAGCACGTCATCAAAATCAGGATACTCGGAGCAAGTGCCAGCACCGTCAATAGTAATAACAGCTGTATGGTTGATGTTAAATTTTGAGGATCGTCGCTGAATATATCCAATGCTGGTATTTCCGGCATTACTCTTTCTCCTTCAATTTGGCGTGGAGGTTTGTCTGTGATGACCTAACCTCTTTTAAGCTATCTTCAAGCAGGGAAGAAAAGGATGTAGGTTTCTTTCTCCCGGAAGAGACCGTTTCTTTCAGCCACCTGCCCGCTTTGTTCAATGGAATATCATAGGCATCCTGCGGACGGTGTTCTTCGAGCATTTTTTCAACTTCCTCTGGGTCTGTCACTTCCTTTAGCAGCTGTATATTTTCACCCACACCTACAACGAGAAGCTTGTCCCCTACTTTTATAAGCTGCACCGAACGGTTCGGACCCAGGTTTACGCCGCCGACGCTTGAAATGACGGAGTGGCTTTGAAACGTCTGATTCCTTTTATTGAACAGTTTCAGCAGGCCGTAAATCAGGGCAATGATGAAAGCAAGAGCGAGACACATCTGAAAAAGAAGACCGATATAACTCTGCTCCCCCTGGGAAACCGGCAGTTCTTCTGCCGGGTCTCCGGAATTCAGCACAGCAGGGCTTTCGTCAGCTTCATCCGTCCCGTTACCTGACAAACCGTCTGAAACGGAACGGCCGCTTTCTCCGTAGTCAGTACTTTCAGCTGAAACCGGTTGTACAGGAAAGAAAAGAAAACTCATTAAAATAATACAAATTAACGCGAGTTTAACAGCAGTAAAATTCCATGCAACCATCATTACCCCAGAGTTTTACCAATGGCTTCAAGCACTCGTTCAGCCTGAAAGGGTTTAACGATAAAATCTTTTGCACCTGCCTGAATCGCATCAATGACCATGGCCTGCTGGCCCATCGCAGAGCACATAATGACCTTTGCATCTCCGTCAAAACCTTTAATCTCTTTTAGAGCCGTAATGCCGTCCATCTCCGGCATTGTAATATCCATTGTTACAAGGTCCGGTTTGTGCTCCTTATAAAGTTCCACTGCCTGCTGGCCGTCCTGAGCCTCTGCAACAACTTCATAATTGTTTTTTGACAGGATGTCCTTGATCATCATCCGCATAAATGCGGCATCGTCTACGATTAATACTCTTGCTCCCATTTTTGTTTCCCCCAATGTGAATTTATCTGAGTTTATTGATCCGGTCATGCTGACTTACGATATCGGTTACTCTTACACCGAAATTTTCATCAATGACAACGACTTCCCCTTTGGCAATAAGCTTCTGGTTGACGAGAACATCCACTGGTTCTCCGGCGAGCTTATCCAGTTCAATGATAGAGCCCTGGGACAATTCAAGGATGTCTTTAATCGATCTCCTTGTCCTTCCAAGTTCAACGGTGACTTCCAAAGGAATATCCAGAAGCATATCGAGGTTTTTCACTTCTGTTACTGGCCCTCTTCTTTCTTCCGTTTCAAAATCGGAAAAAGCAGCAGGTGCTACATTTGCCGACCTTTCATTGACATTGCCTGAACTGAAGTGAGGAAGTTCTTCTATTTGATTGTATGAATCATACACATTCTGTGTCACCGGTTCCGACGTTTCTTTAACAGGCTCGCGGTGTTTATCACCACTGCCCTTCTGTTCATTCAACTTTGTATCATCTTCACGGGCAGCAGCCACTTCTCCCCCGCTCTTTCCGGGGTTCATAAGTTCTTCGACCATTTCCTTTGCAAACGTGATGCTCACCAGCTGCATAAGCCTTGAATCGATCAGATCTCCGACTTTCAGGTCAAATGATATTTTTGCAAGGGCATCACCGTCAGGGAGTTTATGTATCCCTTTGTTTTCACTTACATCCAGAAGATCAATGCCAGGTGGTGAGATGTCCACCTTCTTGTTAAAAATCGTAGACATGGATGTGGAAGCTGAACCCATCATTTGATTCATCGCTTCCTGAACCGCACTGATATGCATTTCGGAAAGGTTCTCATCTGGATTCCTGCCGTCTCCTCCGAGCATAAGGTCTGCGATGATCGCCGCATCGGTTGTCTTAATCACCATCAGGTTTACCCCTTCAAAGCCGGTCGTATATTTAACATGAATGGCTACATGAGGATGAGGAAACTCCTGATCCAATTCTTCTTTTCTGACAATCGATACCTTCGGCGTTGTAATATCTACTTTTTCATTCAGGAGTGTTGATAAGGCCGTTGCTGCACTGCCAAAGGAAATGTTGCCGATCTCACCGAGAGCATCCTGCTCAATGCCTGACAGGTAGTCTTCCGTGTAAAGCGCTTTGCTTTTGCTCTCATCATCAGGCTCATTCATTCCGTTTAACAAAGCATTAATTTCTTCCTGGCTTAACATTTCATCAGTCAATGTCTTCTCCCTCCTTTATCTCATCGGTAATTTGAACTGCCAGGTTCTTCTTCAGCTTCCCTGGCTGGGCCAGATACTTTGGTTCACTGCCAACTTTCACAAGGAGTGGTGTATCTGTTTTCTGATCAAGCTCAATGACATCCATCTTGTCGAGCTGCAGAAATTCCTGGATCGTGATCGACGAGCGTCCCAGCTCTACACTGATTGGCAGCACTGCTTTTTTTACATTCTTTTTAAGTGATGCCTCTTCAAAAGGAAGGCGTTCTTTTTGTTTTTCCTGCATCCATAAGTGAACACTGAGTTTTGGAAGCAGGTGTTCAATTACGACGTGGGGCAGACAGAAATTGATCATGCCTGAAGCTTCACCAATGGATGTTTCCAACGAAATGACCACGACAGTCTCGTTTGGAGACACCAGCTGAAGGAATTGAGGATTTTCCTCTAACTCCTCCATTACCGGGTCAAAATCACCCACTGAACTCCACGCTTCCTGATACGTATACAATGTTTTTTGGAACAGCTGGGTGATAATCTTTGTCTCAATCTCCGTCAGACCCTCACTCTTACTGAGCGCCTCCCCCTTGCCGCCGAGCAGACGGTCGAGCATGGCATAAGCAACGTTCGGGTTAACTTCCATAAGGAGACGCCCGTCCATTGGAGCAGGCTCAAAAACCGTCAAAATCGTCCTTTTGGGCACGGAACGGATAAACTCCTCATAAGGAAGCTGGTCGACGGAGGCTACATGGATCTGAACGTATGTTCTCAGCTGCGCGCTCATCTGGGTGGTTAACAGCCGTGAGAAGTTTTCGTGCAGCCTGGTCAGCCCTCTGACCTGGTCTTTTGAAAAACGCAGGGCCCGCTTAAAATCATAAGTGCGGACTTTTCTTTCCGCTTCTTCTCTTTTCAGTTCATCGGCATCCATCTCACCTGTTGAAATAGCCGAGAGAAGAGCATCGATCTCTCCTTGTGATAATACATCTGCCAAAAATATTCACCTGCCTTTGCCTGCGGGGCTCCTTTTATTGGATAATCCGCTCCCGCAGATACACACTCTCCACGGAACCGGATACAAGCAGATCATTGAAAAGCCCTGCCAGTTCTTCTTCCAGTTCTACTATTGATTCGGATCCTTTAAAGTCACTGGCACTTCTGTCGGATAGTACACGGATGATAATATTCTCAACCTGGAAATCCCGCTTTTCAAATTCTTCTTTCGTCTTTTTACTGTCAAGCTGAATCACAAACTTCGTACGGATAACATTATTGGATAATAAGTTCGTTGTAATCTCATCAGTTTCCACACTCCACTGAATCATTTCATCGATTGTCGGTTCCGAGTCAGCGCTTGTTGGATT
This DNA window, taken from Alteribacter keqinensis, encodes the following:
- the fliR gene encoding flagellar biosynthetic protein FliR; its protein translation is MIDLLEWFPAFLLVLVRMSAFVITLPLFSYQNVPALYKVGFSFFMAWIIFFAYEWPVLEIDHTYFLLILKEAMVGLTVGFAASLILYAIQVAGGFIDIKMGFMIANVIDPQTGAQSPMTGGYLYTFALLFLLATNAHHLLIDGVFYSYQFVPLDQLFLPFGEEAVVMHVITSMNTMFMIAFQMAMPIVGSLFLVDVALGMVSRTVPQVNVFVVGLPLKIIAGFIMLFLVMGPFFVVVGYLVESMTVTMRTLLELYGGLG
- the fliQ gene encoding flagellar biosynthesis protein FliQ produces the protein MSSEMVISLAERGVFTVILVAGPLLILALGIGLLVSVFQATTQIQEQTLAFIPKIVGVLIGLVVFGPWMLDVVLSFTEEIFSNLHLYIG
- the fliP gene encoding flagellar type III secretion system pore protein FliP (The bacterial flagellar biogenesis protein FliP forms a type III secretion system (T3SS)-type pore required for flagellar assembly.), which gives rise to MPEIPALDIFSDDPQNLTSTIQLLLLLTVLALAPSILILMTCFTRVVIVLSFVRTGLATQQMPPNQVLIGLALFITFFVMAPVFQEINEEALQPLFDGEYTQEEAFEAAAGPIKEFMAQHTREKDLALFMGYQGLERPETLEDIPLTALVPAFAISELKTAFQIGFMIFVPFLIIDMVVASVLMSMGMMMLPPVMIALPFKILLFVMVDGWHLVIRSLLLSF
- the fliO gene encoding flagellar biosynthetic protein FliO, which translates into the protein MVAWNFTAVKLALICIILMSFLFFPVQPVSAESTDYGESGRSVSDGLSGNGTDEADESPAVLNSGDPAEELPVSQGEQSYIGLLFQMCLALAFIIALIYGLLKLFNKRNQTFQSHSVISSVGGVNLGPNRSVQLIKVGDKLLVVGVGENIQLLKEVTDPEEVEKMLEEHRPQDAYDIPLNKAGRWLKETVSSGRKKPTSFSSLLEDSLKEVRSSQTNLHAKLKEKE
- a CDS encoding response regulator — protein: MGARVLIVDDAAFMRMMIKDILSKNNYEVVAEAQDGQQAVELYKEHKPDLVTMDITMPEMDGITALKEIKGFDGDAKVIMCSAMGQQAMVIDAIQAGAKDFIVKPFQAERVLEAIGKTLG
- the fliY gene encoding flagellar motor switch phosphatase FliY, which encodes MTDEMLSQEEINALLNGMNEPDDESKSKALYTEDYLSGIEQDALGEIGNISFGSAATALSTLLNEKVDITTPKVSIVRKEELDQEFPHPHVAIHVKYTTGFEGVNLMVIKTTDAAIIADLMLGGDGRNPDENLSEMHISAVQEAMNQMMGSASTSMSTIFNKKVDISPPGIDLLDVSENKGIHKLPDGDALAKISFDLKVGDLIDSRLMQLVSITFAKEMVEELMNPGKSGGEVAAAREDDTKLNEQKGSGDKHREPVKETSEPVTQNVYDSYNQIEELPHFSSGNVNERSANVAPAAFSDFETEERRGPVTEVKNLDMLLDIPLEVTVELGRTRRSIKDILELSQGSIIELDKLAGEPVDVLVNQKLIAKGEVVVIDENFGVRVTDIVSQHDRINKLR
- the fliM gene encoding flagellar motor switch protein FliM, with the protein product MADVLSQGEIDALLSAISTGEMDADELKREEAERKVRTYDFKRALRFSKDQVRGLTRLHENFSRLLTTQMSAQLRTYVQIHVASVDQLPYEEFIRSVPKRTILTVFEPAPMDGRLLMEVNPNVAYAMLDRLLGGKGEALSKSEGLTEIETKIITQLFQKTLYTYQEAWSSVGDFDPVMEELEENPQFLQLVSPNETVVVISLETSIGEASGMINFCLPHVVIEHLLPKLSVHLWMQEKQKERLPFEEASLKKNVKKAVLPISVELGRSSITIQEFLQLDKMDVIELDQKTDTPLLVKVGSEPKYLAQPGKLKKNLAVQITDEIKEGEDID
- the fliL gene encoding flagellar basal body-associated protein FliL, producing the protein MFKNRLVSIMVIILTTLTLIGAITLVIVTQFVNPTSADSEPTIDEMIQWSVETDEITTNLLSNNVIRTKFVIQLDSKKTKEEFEKRDFQVENIIIRVLSDRSASDFKGSESIVELEEELAGLFNDLLVSGSVESVYLRERIIQ